Proteins from a single region of Streptomyces sp. HUAS 15-9:
- a CDS encoding MBL fold metallo-hydrolase, with product MAGTRLDSAARMSKETDFMPRTSGFTPGLRTRLVGAVRQHRVLSIALALKLTTAVALGVVWQTKVRRSGDLDDYRDLLVDDPGAPDENSVKVTSLGTTMMLVDDGTTQILIDAFITPAALLDAALGRPVSTDRNAVDAALDKVGADRVRAIFISHSHHDHALDVAYIATRTGATVHGSPSTLNIARGGNVPEDRLALLDPENPVEVGNFTVRTIVSKHSPNPMGGEGATIDEPLPQPAPISAYKEGGTYDFLVATPETSILFKGSANWIPGTLTGVHADALFLGIGGLGRAGQRFSEGFLDATIGAVQPAIVIPTHWNDFFRPAREGLPLHRKLIDDTPAAFDTVLARAEADGIIVHLLDAFGSITVREGLSG from the coding sequence GACAGACTTCATGCCACGCACCAGCGGGTTCACCCCGGGTCTACGAACACGGTTGGTCGGAGCCGTGCGGCAACACCGCGTCCTCTCGATCGCCCTCGCGCTGAAGCTGACGACCGCCGTGGCCCTGGGTGTGGTGTGGCAAACCAAGGTCCGCCGCTCTGGAGACCTCGACGACTACCGAGACCTTCTCGTGGATGATCCCGGTGCACCGGACGAAAACTCGGTCAAGGTGACCTCGCTCGGCACCACCATGATGCTCGTCGACGACGGCACGACTCAGATTCTCATCGACGCGTTCATCACCCCGGCCGCGCTTCTCGACGCCGCGCTCGGGCGGCCGGTCTCCACCGACCGCAACGCAGTGGACGCCGCGCTCGACAAAGTGGGGGCCGATCGCGTGCGCGCCATCTTCATCTCCCACTCCCACCATGACCACGCGCTGGACGTCGCCTACATCGCGACCCGCACGGGAGCCACCGTCCACGGCTCACCGTCCACGCTGAACATCGCCAGGGGCGGCAACGTCCCCGAGGACCGCCTGGCACTCCTGGACCCGGAGAATCCGGTCGAGGTGGGCAACTTCACTGTGCGCACCATCGTCTCCAAACACTCCCCCAACCCGATGGGCGGTGAGGGCGCGACCATCGACGAGCCTCTGCCGCAACCTGCGCCCATCAGCGCATACAAGGAGGGCGGAACCTACGACTTCCTCGTGGCGACACCGGAGACGAGCATCCTGTTCAAAGGTTCGGCGAACTGGATCCCCGGCACGCTCACCGGAGTTCACGCCGATGCGCTGTTCCTCGGCATCGGCGGTCTCGGACGCGCCGGACAACGCTTCAGCGAGGGGTTCCTCGACGCAACCATCGGCGCCGTGCAACCCGCCATTGTCATCCCCACCCACTGGAACGACTTCTTCCGCCCGGCACGCGAGGGCCTTCCGCTGCACCGCAAACTGATCGACGACACACCCGCCGCATTCGACACCGTGCTCGCCCGCGCCGAAGCTGATGGCATCATCGTCCACCTGCTGGATGCGTTCGGCAGCATCACCGTCCGCGAAGGGTTG